A single region of the Arthrobacter sp. zg-Y20 genome encodes:
- a CDS encoding MmgE/PrpD family protein, with protein MNLHKVRVYRSDEKLAREDQLAYKIAKVAADPVDVTDDVTDMVINRIIDNASVAIASLNRGPIVAARAQALSFSPSAHGKGASLFGVLAKTSPEWAAWANGVAVRELDYHDTFLAAEYSHPGDNIPPVLAVAQHTGASGRDLIRGIATGYEIQVNLAKAICLHRHKIDHVAHLGPSAAAGIGTLLGLDVDTIFQAVGQALHTTTATRQSRKGEISTWKAHAPAFAGKMAVEAVDRAMRGQTSPTPIYEGEDGVIAWMLDGPDAAYEVPLPEEGEAKRAILDTYTKEHSAEYQAQAWIDLARRISAEHPEAADPANVESVLIATSHHTHYVIGSGANDPQKYDPTASRETLDHSIPYIFTVALQDGAWHHVDSYSPERAGRPDTVELWHKVTTVEDPEWTRRYHSLDINEKAFGGKVTIVLTDGTVITDEIAVADAHPLGAKPFAREQYINKFRTLAAGLVSEEEIERFLATVQRLPELAAGQLDQLNITAADGVISPAAAPKGLF; from the coding sequence GTGAACCTGCATAAAGTACGCGTCTACCGCAGCGATGAGAAGCTGGCCCGCGAGGACCAGCTGGCCTACAAGATCGCCAAGGTTGCCGCCGACCCCGTGGACGTCACCGACGACGTCACGGACATGGTCATCAACCGCATCATCGACAACGCCTCCGTGGCCATCGCCTCCCTGAACCGCGGACCCATTGTCGCCGCCCGCGCCCAGGCGCTGTCCTTCTCCCCTTCCGCCCACGGCAAGGGCGCCTCGCTCTTCGGCGTGCTGGCCAAGACCAGCCCCGAATGGGCTGCCTGGGCCAACGGTGTGGCCGTGCGCGAACTGGACTACCACGACACCTTCCTGGCCGCTGAGTACTCCCACCCCGGCGACAACATCCCCCCGGTCCTCGCCGTCGCCCAGCACACCGGCGCCTCCGGCCGGGACCTGATCCGCGGCATCGCCACCGGCTACGAAATCCAGGTCAATCTGGCCAAGGCCATCTGCCTGCATCGGCACAAGATCGACCACGTGGCCCACCTCGGCCCTTCCGCCGCCGCCGGCATCGGCACCTTGCTGGGGCTCGACGTCGACACCATCTTCCAGGCCGTGGGCCAGGCCCTGCACACCACCACCGCCACCCGGCAGTCCCGCAAGGGCGAGATCTCCACCTGGAAGGCGCACGCCCCGGCGTTCGCCGGCAAGATGGCCGTGGAAGCCGTGGACCGCGCCATGCGCGGCCAGACTTCCCCCACCCCCATCTACGAAGGCGAAGACGGCGTCATTGCATGGATGCTGGACGGCCCCGACGCCGCCTACGAGGTGCCGCTGCCTGAAGAGGGCGAAGCCAAGCGCGCCATCCTGGACACCTACACCAAGGAACACTCCGCCGAATACCAGGCCCAGGCCTGGATCGACCTGGCCCGCAGGATTTCCGCCGAGCACCCCGAAGCAGCGGATCCGGCCAACGTGGAAAGCGTCCTGATCGCCACCTCGCACCACACCCACTACGTGATCGGCTCCGGTGCCAACGATCCGCAGAAGTACGATCCCACCGCATCGCGCGAAACCCTGGACCACTCCATCCCGTACATCTTCACCGTTGCCCTGCAGGACGGCGCCTGGCACCACGTGGACTCCTACTCCCCCGAACGCGCCGGACGCCCGGACACCGTGGAGCTGTGGCACAAGGTCACCACGGTGGAGGATCCGGAATGGACCCGCCGCTACCACTCGCTGGACATCAACGAGAAGGCCTTCGGCGGCAAGGTCACCATCGTGCTGACCGACGGCACCGTCATCACCGACGAAATTGCCGTGGCGGACGCACACCCGCTGGGCGCCAAGCCGTTTGCCCGCGAGCAGTACATCAACAAGTTCCGCACCCTGGCTGCCGGCCTGGTCTCCGAAGAGGAGATCGAACGGTTCCTGGCCACAGTGCAGCGCCTGCCCGAACTGGCCGCCGGCCAGCTGGACCAGCTGAACATCACCGCCGCCGACGGCGTCATCAGCCCCGCCGCCGCACCGAAGGGACTCTTCTAA
- a CDS encoding GntR family transcriptional regulator — MRASDRAYATLRQDIVDWQLPPGTVLGEVEQSARLGVSRTPLREALSRLTADGLAAPHSGRGVVVTGISLDTVAELFELRQALECKAAALAAVRGQEAAFRTLATRFRAAGELIGYADSDRTGYYALVAELDAAMDEAAANAYLVQALRNVRLHLVRVRRLAKDNPQRLLETAAEHATIADAVAAGDADLASAAVAVHLHKSLEHLRSARTAAPGTTVPGRTTTPEIKDKP; from the coding sequence ATGCGGGCAAGTGACCGCGCTTATGCCACCTTGCGGCAGGACATTGTGGATTGGCAGCTGCCTCCCGGGACGGTACTGGGCGAAGTTGAGCAGTCCGCCCGGCTCGGGGTCTCCCGCACTCCGCTGCGCGAAGCCCTCAGCCGCCTCACCGCCGACGGACTGGCCGCTCCGCACAGCGGGCGCGGCGTCGTCGTTACCGGCATTTCCCTGGACACCGTGGCTGAACTCTTCGAACTGCGGCAGGCGCTGGAATGCAAGGCAGCGGCGCTCGCCGCGGTCCGCGGGCAGGAAGCTGCCTTCCGTACGCTGGCCACCCGGTTCCGTGCCGCCGGGGAACTGATCGGATACGCGGACAGCGACCGCACCGGGTACTACGCCCTGGTGGCCGAACTGGATGCCGCCATGGACGAGGCCGCAGCCAACGCCTATCTGGTGCAGGCACTTCGCAACGTCCGCCTGCATCTGGTCCGCGTCCGGCGCCTGGCGAAGGACAACCCGCAGCGGCTGCTTGAAACGGCCGCGGAACACGCCACCATTGCCGACGCCGTTGCCGCCGGAGATGCTGACCTTGCCTCCGCCGCCGTCGCCGTCCACCTGCACAAAAGCCTCGAACACCTTCGGTCCGCCCGGACCGCCGCCCCCGGGACCACCGTCCCCGGGCGGACCACTACCCCTGAAATAAAGGACAAACCGTGA
- a CDS encoding AMP-binding protein, translating to MGERDTYAAAYARSMSDPEGFWLEAAALVDWDTPPALALDTSKAPLYAWFPDGRLNTSVNALDRHVAAGRGDNAALIYDSAMLGTSRTYSYRELLAEVEAFAGVLRGLGVAAGDRVIIYLPMIPEAVIAMLATARLGAVHSVVFGGFAPRELAARIDDAGPKVIVTASGGLEPKRRVEYLPAVAEALETAARRVGAVVVAERDGFTASRKQYDGTGGAAWLDWTALAAAAAPAGPVSVAATDPLYILYTSGTTGSPKGVVRDNGSHAVAMAWSMENIYGIGPRQVMWTASDVGWVVGHSYIVYAPLIAGATTVLYEGKPVGTPDAGAFWRVAADHGVDVLFTAPTALRAIRKADPNAAEPANYDLSRLRYLFSAGERLDPATMDWAGTALEVPVIDHWWQTETGWAICANPVGLQELPVKPGSPTVPVPGFDVRILDGSGTEVPPGTEGNIALKLPLPPGTLRTLWGSDDRYRAAYLEVFEGYYATGDSGYRDQDGYVYVMGRTDDVINVSGHRLSTGAMEEAVGSHPDVAECAVIGVADPVKGQRPCGFVVLKSGSEIDAGRLQAELVERVRSRIGAVADFKDVQVVDALPKTRSGKVLRKTMRQIADGVPHTVPSTIEDPGVIDALAPLLRPEASTR from the coding sequence ATGGGCGAGCGCGACACCTATGCAGCGGCCTATGCCCGCAGTATGTCGGATCCCGAGGGCTTCTGGCTGGAGGCTGCAGCCCTGGTGGACTGGGACACCCCTCCGGCACTCGCCCTCGACACTTCCAAGGCGCCCCTCTATGCCTGGTTCCCCGACGGCCGGCTGAACACCAGCGTCAACGCCCTGGACCGGCATGTTGCAGCGGGCCGCGGAGACAACGCGGCCCTCATCTATGACTCCGCGATGCTCGGCACCAGCCGCACCTACTCCTACCGCGAGCTGCTGGCGGAAGTGGAGGCGTTCGCCGGGGTGCTCCGCGGCCTGGGCGTGGCCGCGGGGGACCGGGTGATCATCTACCTGCCGATGATCCCCGAGGCCGTGATCGCCATGCTTGCCACCGCCCGGCTGGGTGCGGTGCACTCGGTGGTGTTCGGCGGCTTCGCGCCCCGTGAACTGGCAGCCCGGATCGACGACGCCGGGCCCAAGGTGATCGTGACGGCCAGCGGGGGACTGGAACCCAAGCGCCGGGTGGAGTACCTGCCCGCCGTGGCCGAAGCGCTGGAGACCGCGGCACGCCGGGTGGGCGCCGTCGTCGTCGCCGAACGCGACGGCTTCACCGCCTCCCGGAAGCAGTACGACGGCACCGGCGGGGCGGCCTGGCTGGACTGGACGGCGCTCGCCGCCGCCGCGGCACCCGCCGGACCGGTGAGCGTGGCCGCCACGGATCCGCTGTACATCCTCTACACCTCCGGCACCACCGGCTCGCCCAAGGGGGTGGTGCGGGACAACGGCTCCCATGCCGTCGCCATGGCCTGGTCCATGGAAAACATCTACGGAATCGGCCCGCGGCAGGTGATGTGGACCGCGTCGGACGTCGGCTGGGTGGTGGGGCATTCCTACATCGTCTATGCGCCCCTGATCGCCGGGGCAACCACCGTGCTGTACGAAGGAAAGCCGGTGGGCACCCCCGACGCCGGCGCCTTCTGGCGGGTGGCCGCCGACCACGGCGTGGACGTCCTGTTCACCGCCCCGACCGCCCTGCGCGCGATCCGCAAGGCGGACCCCAACGCCGCCGAGCCGGCCAATTACGACCTCTCCCGGCTGCGCTACCTCTTCTCAGCCGGGGAGCGCCTGGACCCCGCCACCATGGACTGGGCGGGCACAGCCCTGGAGGTGCCGGTGATCGACCACTGGTGGCAGACCGAAACCGGCTGGGCCATTTGCGCCAACCCCGTGGGGTTGCAGGAGCTGCCGGTGAAGCCGGGCTCGCCCACCGTGCCCGTGCCGGGCTTCGATGTGCGCATCCTGGACGGAAGCGGCACCGAGGTTCCGCCCGGAACCGAGGGCAACATTGCCCTGAAGCTGCCGCTGCCCCCGGGCACCCTCCGGACCCTGTGGGGCAGTGATGACCGCTACCGGGCCGCATACCTGGAAGTCTTCGAGGGGTACTACGCCACCGGTGACTCCGGCTACCGGGACCAGGACGGCTACGTGTACGTGATGGGCCGCACCGATGACGTCATCAACGTGTCCGGGCACCGGCTCTCCACCGGGGCCATGGAGGAGGCCGTCGGCTCCCATCCGGATGTGGCCGAGTGCGCGGTGATCGGGGTCGCGGATCCGGTCAAGGGCCAGCGGCCCTGCGGTTTTGTGGTGCTCAAGTCCGGCTCGGAGATCGACGCCGGCCGGCTGCAGGCGGAGCTGGTGGAGCGGGTGCGCTCGCGGATCGGTGCCGTGGCGGACTTCAAGGACGTGCAGGTGGTGGACGCACTGCCCAAGACCCGCTCCGGGAAGGTGCTGCGCAAGACCATGCGCCAGATCGCCGACGGCGTGCCCCACACGGTGCCCTCCACCATCGAGGACCCGGGAGTCATCGACGCACTGGCGCCGCTGCTGCGGCCCGAAGCCTCAACCCGTTAG
- a CDS encoding response regulator: MTDSTTIGVLVVEDEEIPAEAHAEYVRRIPGFRLAGIARTGTEAITALKVDAAPGSGPGSGPGSGPGSGPGSGSDAGQGIDLVLLDMNLPDLHGLDLLRRIRGAGLPVDVIAITAVRDLAVVRGAMSGGIVGYLIKPFTFSAFSTKLTTYAEYRRRMGEQAASTTQSEVDSAFAALRPTVATPLPKGMSGETLEAVADLLKRAPSPLSASEVSAELAMSRITARRYLEHLAEEQSVLRSPRYGTRGRPELEYSWRW; the protein is encoded by the coding sequence ATGACCGATTCCACGACGATCGGTGTCCTGGTGGTGGAGGACGAGGAAATCCCCGCCGAGGCGCATGCCGAGTATGTCCGCCGCATCCCCGGCTTCCGGCTGGCAGGCATTGCCCGCACCGGCACCGAAGCCATCACGGCCCTGAAGGTCGACGCAGCACCGGGCAGCGGGCCGGGCAGCGGGCCGGGCAGCGGGCCGGGCAGCGGGCCGGGCAGCGGATCCGACGCCGGACAGGGAATCGACCTGGTGCTGCTGGACATGAACTTGCCGGACCTGCACGGGCTGGACCTGCTGCGCCGGATCCGCGGGGCGGGCCTGCCCGTGGACGTTATTGCCATTACCGCGGTTCGGGACCTGGCCGTGGTCCGCGGCGCGATGTCCGGCGGCATTGTCGGTTACCTCATCAAGCCCTTTACCTTCTCGGCGTTCAGCACCAAGCTCACCACCTACGCGGAATACCGGCGGCGGATGGGCGAGCAGGCGGCGTCGACCACCCAGAGCGAAGTGGACAGCGCGTTTGCGGCGCTGCGCCCCACCGTGGCCACCCCGCTGCCCAAGGGAATGTCCGGGGAAACCCTGGAAGCGGTGGCCGACCTGCTCAAGCGTGCCCCTTCCCCGCTGTCGGCCTCCGAGGTTTCTGCGGAACTGGCAATGTCCCGGATTACGGCGCGGCGGTACCTGGAGCACCTTGCCGAGGAGCAGTCGGTGCTGCGCTCGCCGCGATACGGGACCCGGGGCCGGCCCGAGCTGGAGTACAGCTGGCGCTGGTAG
- a CDS encoding sensor histidine kinase, with product MRRWSLAGRLFLGQLAFILCVSGGIAWGLYQQAEENTYEETGERMLAVAGTVAASDTVRAAAGAFPDGPVSGDSALQDYAQEVMAGVGVDFVTIMDTDRTRLTHRNPEQIGKPYIGSVDQALAGKSFTETYTGTLGPSVRAITPVRDDAGNVTALVAAGITVDRVGIARDARLPELFAIDAAALAAGALASYLLSRYLRRATYGLGPAELAHMFTFYDSALHSVREGLLLHNNRGELVLYNDEAAALLGLPPRGTGPEVPELPDLPGPLASLLRTGRDAREEVHLTGERILVVNQSDAVSPGPHGRRFGIVTTLRDCTDVESLTGELASMRTLADALSAQAHEHANRVHTLVSLIELGRSEEALRFATADLEQSQHLNDEVLAGVEEPAVTALLMGKAAQARERGIDLEITVAAAGGRFSGGGVEPVELVTIIGNLLDNAFDAAAGLVTLSLGSDDGALLIAVEDDGPGVDSDVLEHIFEQGFSTKQLPEGRTASGRGIGLALVRQAVNRLSGRIQVLPGHGACFRVDIPLPSTEAAPPGGRP from the coding sequence GTGCGGAGATGGAGCCTGGCCGGCCGGTTGTTCCTGGGCCAGCTGGCATTCATCCTGTGCGTCTCCGGGGGAATTGCCTGGGGCCTCTACCAGCAGGCCGAAGAGAACACGTATGAGGAAACCGGCGAGCGCATGCTGGCTGTGGCCGGAACGGTTGCCGCCAGCGACACCGTACGGGCAGCAGCAGGCGCCTTCCCGGACGGCCCGGTGTCCGGCGACTCTGCCCTGCAGGACTATGCGCAGGAAGTGATGGCCGGCGTCGGCGTCGATTTCGTGACCATCATGGACACCGACCGCACCCGCCTGACCCACCGCAACCCCGAGCAGATCGGCAAACCCTACATCGGCTCCGTGGACCAGGCCCTGGCCGGGAAGAGCTTCACGGAGACCTACACCGGCACCCTCGGTCCTTCGGTCCGCGCCATCACGCCGGTGCGCGACGACGCCGGCAATGTCACCGCCCTGGTTGCAGCCGGGATCACCGTGGACCGGGTGGGGATTGCGCGCGACGCACGGCTGCCGGAGCTGTTCGCGATCGATGCCGCTGCGCTCGCTGCGGGAGCGCTGGCCTCCTATCTGCTCAGCCGGTACCTGCGCCGCGCTACGTACGGACTGGGTCCGGCCGAGCTGGCGCATATGTTCACCTTCTACGACTCCGCGCTCCACTCAGTGCGGGAAGGACTGCTGCTGCACAACAACCGCGGAGAATTGGTCCTCTACAACGACGAGGCAGCCGCCCTATTGGGACTGCCGCCCCGAGGCACCGGCCCGGAGGTCCCAGAGCTCCCGGACCTGCCCGGCCCGCTGGCCTCCCTGCTGCGCACCGGCCGGGATGCGCGCGAGGAAGTCCACCTCACCGGCGAGCGCATCCTGGTGGTCAACCAGTCCGACGCCGTCTCCCCCGGTCCGCACGGCCGGCGCTTTGGCATCGTGACCACGCTGCGGGACTGCACCGACGTCGAATCCCTTACCGGCGAGCTCGCCTCCATGCGTACCTTGGCGGACGCGCTCAGCGCGCAGGCGCACGAGCATGCCAACCGCGTACACACCCTCGTCTCCCTGATCGAACTTGGCCGCAGCGAGGAGGCGCTCCGATTTGCCACCGCGGACCTTGAACAGTCCCAGCACCTCAACGACGAGGTCCTGGCGGGCGTGGAGGAACCGGCGGTGACCGCACTGCTGATGGGCAAGGCCGCCCAGGCCCGCGAGCGCGGCATCGACCTCGAAATCACCGTGGCAGCCGCGGGCGGGCGGTTCAGCGGCGGCGGTGTGGAACCGGTGGAACTGGTGACCATCATCGGCAACCTGCTGGACAACGCCTTCGACGCCGCCGCAGGTTTAGTCACGCTCTCACTGGGCAGCGACGACGGTGCGCTTCTGATTGCAGTAGAGGACGACGGGCCGGGGGTCGATTCCGATGTACTCGAACATATCTTCGAACAGGGATTCAGTACCAAGCAGCTCCCCGAGGGACGCACCGCCTCCGGACGCGGCATCGGCCTGGCCTTGGTCCGGCAGGCCGTCAACCGGCTGAGCGGGCGCATTCAGGTGCTTCCCGGCCACGGGGCCTGCTTCCGGGTGGATATTCCCCTCCCCTCCACTGAGGCCGCACCCCCTGGGGGACGGCCATGA
- a CDS encoding cation:dicarboxylase symporter family transporter, which yields MAAATNPYAGSQKSRRPDRTHFLYIAVIAAVVLGAVIGLVAPEFAKSLKPLGTGFINLIKMMIAPVIFCTIVLGIGSIAKAATVGKVGGLALGYFIIMSTFALAIGLVVGNFIHPGEGLDLQASGAAAPAPAEDEAGMTGFLLSIVPTTLLASLTGESILQTLFVALLVGFALQKMGPAGAPVLKGIGYIQVLVFRILMMIMWLAPVGAFGAIAAVVGETGIQAIVSMATLMIAFYLTCILFIVVVLGSILKLVTGFSIFKLMRYLGREYLLIFSTSSSEVALPRLIAKMEHLGVSKPVVGVTVPTGYSFNLDGTAIYLTMASLFVASAMGKPLELGEQISLLVFMIIASKGAAGVTGAGLATLAGGLQSHRPDLIDGVGLIVGIDRFMSEARALTNFTGNAVATVLIGTWTKEIDKGQVTAVLNRERPFDEASMNVDAGTGEPLQTAESAELAQTVPGPAGSTAAPGPRH from the coding sequence ATGGCAGCTGCCACTAATCCGTACGCCGGTTCACAGAAGAGCCGCCGGCCGGACCGAACCCATTTCCTCTACATTGCCGTCATTGCGGCGGTAGTGCTTGGCGCCGTCATCGGACTGGTGGCTCCTGAGTTCGCCAAATCCCTGAAGCCGCTCGGCACCGGGTTCATCAACCTGATCAAGATGATGATCGCGCCGGTCATCTTCTGCACCATTGTCCTAGGCATCGGGTCAATCGCCAAAGCAGCCACGGTCGGCAAGGTCGGGGGGCTGGCGCTGGGCTACTTCATCATCATGTCCACCTTCGCCCTGGCCATCGGCCTGGTGGTGGGCAACTTCATCCACCCCGGCGAGGGACTGGACCTGCAGGCCTCCGGTGCGGCAGCGCCGGCCCCCGCTGAGGATGAAGCGGGGATGACGGGGTTCCTGCTGAGCATTGTCCCCACCACCCTGCTGGCTTCCCTTACCGGTGAGAGCATCCTGCAGACTCTGTTCGTGGCCCTGCTGGTCGGCTTTGCCCTGCAGAAGATGGGCCCCGCCGGCGCCCCGGTCCTTAAAGGCATCGGCTACATCCAGGTGCTGGTCTTCCGCATCCTGATGATGATCATGTGGCTGGCCCCGGTGGGCGCCTTCGGTGCCATTGCCGCCGTCGTCGGCGAAACCGGGATCCAGGCCATCGTCAGCATGGCCACCCTGATGATCGCCTTCTACCTCACCTGCATCCTGTTCATCGTGGTGGTGCTGGGCAGCATCCTGAAACTGGTCACCGGCTTCAGCATCTTCAAGCTGATGCGTTACCTGGGCCGGGAATACCTGCTGATCTTCTCCACGTCTTCCTCGGAAGTGGCCCTGCCCCGGCTGATCGCCAAGATGGAGCACCTGGGCGTGTCCAAGCCCGTGGTCGGCGTGACCGTACCCACCGGCTATTCCTTCAACCTGGACGGCACGGCCATCTACCTGACCATGGCCTCCCTGTTCGTGGCCTCGGCCATGGGCAAGCCGCTGGAACTGGGCGAGCAGATCTCCCTGCTGGTCTTTATGATCATCGCCTCAAAGGGTGCAGCCGGCGTCACCGGTGCCGGCCTGGCCACCCTGGCCGGCGGCCTGCAGTCGCACCGCCCCGACCTGATCGACGGCGTCGGCCTGATTGTGGGCATCGACCGCTTTATGTCCGAGGCGCGCGCGCTGACCAACTTCACCGGCAACGCCGTCGCCACCGTGCTGATCGGCACCTGGACCAAGGAAATCGACAAGGGACAGGTCACCGCGGTACTGAATCGCGAACGTCCCTTCGACGAGGCCAGCATGAACGTGGATGCGGGCACCGGCGAGCCGCTGCAGACGGCCGAGTCCGCCGAACTGGCCCAGACGGTTCCCGGCCCCGCCGGAAGCACGGCAGCGCCCGGGCCGCGCCACTAG
- a CDS encoding GNAT family N-acetyltransferase, whose product MGALGPYLRRGSLNSSVQPVLTADGLVLRPWIEDDAAVLVEAYKQPAIARYNRRSMDTEEEAIAWILGWSARWQAETGANWAVCTRGGQVVGRAALSRLNLYEGEGELGYWVLETARRQGVASRSVAALRRWSFDVVGLKRLQLSHSVQNAASCRVAGKTGFALEGTKRSALRHLDGWHDMHLHAAVNPQGSSST is encoded by the coding sequence GTGGGTGCACTAGGTCCTTATCTGCGGCGGGGATCACTGAACTCGTCGGTGCAGCCGGTTCTAACCGCCGACGGACTGGTGCTGCGGCCCTGGATCGAAGACGACGCCGCCGTCCTGGTTGAGGCCTACAAGCAACCGGCGATAGCCCGCTACAACCGCCGCAGCATGGATACCGAAGAAGAAGCGATCGCATGGATCCTCGGCTGGTCCGCCCGCTGGCAGGCCGAGACCGGCGCAAACTGGGCCGTCTGCACCCGTGGCGGGCAGGTGGTGGGGCGTGCGGCGCTGAGCCGGCTGAACCTGTATGAGGGGGAGGGGGAGCTTGGCTACTGGGTGCTGGAAACCGCGCGGAGGCAAGGTGTGGCTTCCCGCTCTGTGGCGGCCCTGCGCAGATGGAGTTTCGACGTCGTCGGGCTGAAGCGGCTCCAGCTGTCCCACTCCGTGCAAAACGCGGCGTCGTGCAGGGTGGCCGGCAAAACCGGATTTGCCCTGGAGGGAACCAAACGCAGCGCCCTGAGGCACTTAGACGGGTGGCATGACATGCACCTCCACGCCGCCGTGAATCCGCAAGGTTCGAGTTCTACTTGA
- a CDS encoding AAA family ATPase: MSIDQSSSTLQDATATDSTMGPTGRPLTEFPEPPVLTSHGPARIIAMVNQKGGVGKTTSTINLGAALAEAGRRVLLVDFDPQGALSAGLGANPHELDLTVYNVLMDRKVDIREAIHETSIENIHLLPANIDLSAAEVQLVNEVAREQVLERALRRVSDDYDVILIDCQPSLGLLTVNALTAAHGVIIPLICEFFALRAVALLVETIEKVQDRLNPGLQVDGVLATMYDARTLHSREVISRLVEAFGDKVFETVIKRTIKFADATVAAEPITTYAGNHPGADSYRRLAKELIARGGAP; the protein is encoded by the coding sequence GTGAGCATCGATCAGAGTTCATCGACTCTGCAGGACGCAACCGCAACCGACTCGACCATGGGCCCCACGGGACGTCCCCTGACTGAATTCCCCGAACCTCCCGTCCTCACCTCGCACGGTCCTGCCCGGATCATTGCCATGGTGAACCAGAAGGGCGGGGTCGGCAAGACCACCTCCACCATCAACCTCGGTGCTGCCCTGGCTGAAGCCGGCCGCCGCGTGCTGCTGGTGGACTTTGACCCGCAGGGAGCCCTGTCCGCAGGCCTGGGCGCCAACCCGCACGAGCTGGACCTGACGGTCTACAACGTGCTGATGGACCGCAAGGTGGACATCCGCGAGGCCATCCACGAGACCTCCATCGAGAACATCCACCTGCTGCCGGCCAACATCGACCTCTCCGCTGCCGAAGTCCAGCTGGTGAACGAGGTAGCCCGCGAGCAGGTGCTCGAACGCGCGCTGCGCCGGGTCTCGGACGACTACGACGTCATCCTCATCGACTGCCAGCCCTCCCTGGGCCTGCTGACGGTCAACGCGCTGACCGCCGCGCACGGCGTGATCATCCCGCTGATCTGCGAATTCTTCGCACTGCGCGCCGTAGCGCTGCTGGTGGAGACCATCGAGAAGGTGCAGGACCGGCTCAACCCCGGCCTGCAGGTGGACGGCGTGCTGGCCACCATGTACGACGCCCGCACACTGCACAGCCGCGAAGTCATTTCCCGCCTGGTGGAAGCCTTCGGCGACAAGGTCTTCGAAACGGTCATCAAGCGGACCATCAAGTTCGCCGACGCCACCGTGGCCGCCGAGCCGATCACCACCTACGCCGGGAACCACCCCGGGGCCGACTCCTACCGGCGCCTGGCCAAGGAACTGATTGCCCGCGGCGGCGCGCCCTAA
- a CDS encoding segregation/condensation protein A: MANFTGPFDVLLGLISKHELDITEIALAAVTDEFLGYIRELFGTGPEVALDEASEFLVIAATLLDLKAARLLPAGDVEDEEDVALLEARDLLFARLLQYKAFKEMASRMGERLQEEARRFPRQVSLDPHFAAMLPELIWRTTPRQFADLAERALQPRDEQPPTVGLEHLHAPKTSVREQAGIIAGRLFAEGAATFAALVSDADGPVAVARFLALLEMFRDGTVSFEQQAPLGELRITWTGGDPSARDLTDEYDGPGPGAAADTEGAQA; the protein is encoded by the coding sequence CTGGCAAACTTCACCGGACCCTTCGACGTCCTGCTGGGACTGATCTCCAAGCACGAACTGGACATCACCGAGATTGCCCTGGCGGCCGTCACCGACGAGTTCCTGGGCTACATCCGCGAGCTCTTCGGAACCGGGCCGGAAGTGGCACTGGACGAGGCCAGCGAATTCCTGGTTATTGCCGCCACCCTCCTGGACCTAAAGGCCGCACGCCTGCTGCCGGCAGGCGACGTCGAAGACGAAGAGGACGTGGCGCTGCTGGAAGCCCGCGACCTGCTCTTTGCACGCCTGCTGCAGTACAAGGCGTTTAAGGAGATGGCCTCCCGGATGGGGGAGCGGCTTCAGGAGGAGGCCCGGCGCTTCCCGCGGCAGGTCTCCCTGGACCCGCACTTTGCCGCCATGCTCCCGGAATTAATCTGGCGCACCACGCCCCGGCAGTTCGCCGACCTGGCCGAGCGTGCCCTGCAGCCCCGGGACGAACAACCGCCCACCGTGGGCCTGGAGCACCTGCACGCCCCCAAGACGAGCGTCCGGGAGCAGGCCGGCATCATTGCCGGCAGGCTGTTCGCCGAAGGCGCCGCCACATTCGCTGCGCTGGTGTCCGACGCCGACGGTCCGGTGGCGGTGGCGCGTTTCCTGGCGCTGCTGGAAATGTTCCGGGACGGCACAGTGAGTTTCGAACAGCAGGCACCTCTGGGTGAGCTGCGCATCACCTGGACCGGCGGCGACCCCTCGGCCCGGGACCTAACGGACGAATATGACGGCCCAGGACCGGGCGCCGCCGCAGATACAGAAGGAGCGCAGGCATGA
- the scpB gene encoding SMC-Scp complex subunit ScpB: protein MPGGVKAAVEAVLMVVDEPAAPAELAAVIGVPEPEVLAALTELQREYDGYTGDGPEGAPRGFELRDVAGGWRIFSRADFAPVVSKFVLEGQSARLSQAALETLAVIAYRQPVSRARVSAIRGVNVDSVVRTLVQRGLIVDAGTETITGSLLYRTTPYFLERLGLGSLDELPQIAPHLPGLENLAEFEDTTY, encoded by the coding sequence ATGCCCGGCGGAGTCAAGGCCGCAGTCGAAGCGGTGCTGATGGTTGTGGACGAACCCGCCGCGCCGGCGGAGCTGGCCGCAGTGATCGGAGTTCCCGAGCCTGAGGTGCTCGCGGCCCTGACGGAACTGCAGCGTGAGTATGACGGCTATACTGGGGATGGACCCGAGGGCGCACCGCGTGGTTTTGAACTCCGCGACGTAGCAGGCGGATGGCGGATTTTTTCCCGCGCTGACTTTGCGCCCGTTGTGTCGAAGTTTGTACTGGAAGGCCAGAGTGCACGGCTGTCGCAGGCCGCACTGGAAACATTGGCGGTGATTGCCTATCGGCAGCCCGTCTCCCGGGCCCGGGTCTCAGCGATCCGGGGAGTAAACGTCGATTCGGTGGTCCGCACGCTGGTTCAGCGTGGATTGATCGTCGACGCCGGCACCGAAACTATTACGGGTTCGCTGCTGTACCGGACAACGCCGTACTTTTTGGAACGGCTTGGCTTGGGGAGCCTCGACGAACTTCCGCAGATTGCACCGCACCTGCCCGGGCTGGAAAACCTGGCCGAATTTGAAGACACTACTTACTAA